A single region of the Geobacillus subterraneus genome encodes:
- the cobI gene encoding precorrin-2 C(20)-methyltransferase: MTGTLYGIGVGPGDPELMTVKAYRRLKEADVIAYPKKGRQSKSYAEQIIDAYFAPDEKRRLGLHFPMTKDVSVLEPKWNEAADAIWAELAAGRDVAFVTEGDPLLYSTFIHLMNVMERRYPETAIEVVPGISSANAAAARLRLPLADGDEQVAIVPARDDYEAMKAALLGHDCVVFFKVAKVIDLMIRLLRELDLLQRAAVVTKVTSGEEVIWDAGQLEGVELEYLTLLVVRK, encoded by the coding sequence ATGACCGGCACGTTGTACGGCATCGGCGTCGGCCCGGGCGATCCGGAGCTGATGACTGTGAAGGCGTACCGCCGCCTCAAAGAAGCGGATGTGATCGCCTATCCGAAAAAAGGGCGGCAAAGCAAAAGCTATGCCGAACAAATTATTGATGCTTATTTTGCCCCGGACGAAAAACGGCGGCTCGGGCTCCATTTTCCGATGACGAAAGACGTAAGTGTGCTCGAGCCGAAATGGAACGAAGCAGCGGACGCCATTTGGGCGGAGCTGGCAGCCGGGCGTGATGTCGCCTTTGTCACGGAAGGCGATCCGTTATTGTACAGCACGTTTATTCACCTCATGAACGTGATGGAACGCCGTTATCCAGAGACGGCGATCGAAGTGGTCCCTGGCATCAGCTCGGCGAATGCCGCTGCCGCCCGTCTCCGCCTTCCGTTGGCCGACGGCGACGAGCAAGTGGCCATTGTGCCGGCGCGCGATGATTACGAAGCGATGAAAGCGGCGCTCCTTGGGCACGATTGCGTCGTCTTTTTCAAAGTAGCAAAAGTGATTGATCTCATGATTCGTCTGCTTCGCGAACTCGATTTGCTTCAGCGCGCCGCGGTCGTGACGAAAGTGACATCAGGAGAGGAAGTCATTTGGGATGCAGGGCAACTTGAAGGGGTGGAGCTTGAATATTTGACATTGTTGGTGGTGAGAAAGTGA
- the cobM gene encoding precorrin-4 C(11)-methyltransferase, which yields MKLYIVGAGPGAPDLITVRGAELLASADAIFYTDSLVSEELIERYRKPEADVFHTAGMHLEQLAAAMIEQVKQGRLVVRVHTGDPSIYGATLEQIALLKQEGVEIEIVPGVSSAFAAAAAVQAELTVPELTQTVIFTRAEGRTPVPPRERLQELAKHHCTLVFFLSATLAKKVAAALLEAGWSGDTPAVAVYKATWPDEIIVRSTVATLADDLRRHGVTKHAIIFAGWALDPYIHERGYRSKLYDRTFTHGYRKGEK from the coding sequence GTGAAACTGTATATCGTAGGGGCGGGACCGGGGGCGCCGGATTTGATCACCGTCCGCGGCGCTGAACTCCTTGCCTCGGCAGACGCCATTTTTTACACGGATTCGTTAGTGAGCGAGGAACTGATTGAGCGCTACCGGAAGCCGGAAGCAGACGTCTTCCATACGGCCGGCATGCATCTGGAACAACTGGCGGCGGCCATGATTGAACAAGTGAAACAAGGACGGCTCGTCGTGCGCGTCCATACCGGCGATCCATCGATTTATGGAGCGACGCTCGAACAAATCGCCTTGTTGAAACAAGAAGGGGTTGAGATCGAGATCGTGCCCGGCGTCAGCTCGGCATTTGCCGCTGCCGCCGCCGTGCAGGCCGAACTTACCGTCCCGGAGCTGACGCAGACGGTCATTTTCACGCGCGCCGAAGGGCGGACGCCGGTGCCGCCGCGCGAAAGATTGCAAGAACTTGCGAAACATCATTGCACCCTTGTTTTCTTTTTAAGCGCCACATTGGCTAAAAAAGTGGCCGCCGCCTTGCTTGAGGCCGGTTGGAGCGGTGACACCCCGGCCGTTGCCGTGTATAAGGCGACATGGCCGGATGAAATTATCGTCCGTTCGACTGTGGCGACACTGGCCGATGATCTGCGGCGCCATGGAGTGACGAAGCATGCCATCATTTTCGCCGGCTGGGCGCTTGATCCGTACATCCATGAGCGCGGCTACCGCTCGAAACTGTACGACCGCACGTTCACGCACGGGTACCGGAAAGGGGAGAAGTAA
- a CDS encoding cobalt-precorrin 5A hydrolase translates to MYAVVAITKHGVEIARRLGRELDGADVYYTEKFARGDEDRCGIRLFSGNVKALLPELFARYDGLICIISLGAVVRMIAPLLKDKKTDPAVVVIDDKAEHAISVLSGHLGGANELTRRVAAILDARPVITTASDVQQTIAVDLFGRAFGWEWESADKLTPVSAAVVNEEPVAVVQESGETGWWPEGRPLPKNITVYDSIALAMAARPAAALVVTHRLLEPEEEAILQNGVLYRPKVIALGIGCNRGTPAEEIETVIRETLAELRFSIKSVKAVCTIDLKKDEPGLREVVGKYGWELVTYTPEQLNEVSIEAPSETVYRYTGAYGVSEPAAKLYSGAETMALVKKKSGNVTISVALVDHQAKARMRRKGGEACGDWSLLQPEAAPAKQR, encoded by the coding sequence GTGTATGCCGTTGTTGCCATTACAAAACACGGGGTAGAAATTGCCCGCCGGCTCGGCCGTGAGCTGGACGGGGCGGACGTCTATTATACGGAGAAGTTCGCCCGCGGAGACGAAGACCGATGCGGCATCCGCCTGTTTTCCGGCAATGTAAAGGCGCTGTTGCCGGAGCTGTTTGCCCGTTACGACGGCCTCATTTGCATCATTTCCCTTGGCGCGGTCGTCCGCATGATTGCTCCATTATTAAAAGATAAAAAGACCGATCCGGCGGTCGTCGTCATCGATGATAAGGCGGAACATGCGATCAGCGTTCTTTCCGGCCATTTAGGAGGGGCGAACGAATTGACGCGGCGCGTGGCTGCGATCCTTGACGCCCGACCGGTCATTACGACTGCTTCGGATGTGCAGCAAACGATCGCCGTTGATTTATTTGGCCGCGCGTTCGGCTGGGAGTGGGAATCGGCGGACAAGTTGACGCCGGTCAGTGCGGCGGTCGTCAACGAAGAGCCGGTCGCCGTCGTGCAAGAATCGGGCGAAACCGGCTGGTGGCCGGAAGGGCGTCCGCTGCCGAAAAACATTACGGTATATGACTCTATCGCTTTGGCGATGGCCGCCCGCCCGGCGGCGGCGCTTGTGGTCACCCACCGGCTGCTCGAACCGGAAGAAGAGGCGATTTTGCAAAACGGCGTGCTGTACCGTCCGAAGGTGATTGCGCTTGGCATTGGCTGCAACCGGGGGACACCGGCTGAGGAAATTGAAACGGTCATCCGCGAGACACTGGCCGAGCTCCGTTTTTCCATCAAAAGCGTTAAGGCGGTATGCACGATCGATCTGAAAAAAGATGAGCCCGGACTTCGAGAAGTTGTCGGCAAATACGGCTGGGAATTGGTGACGTACACGCCGGAACAGTTAAACGAAGTGTCGATCGAAGCGCCGTCGGAGACGGTGTATCGCTACACCGGCGCCTATGGGGTGAGCGAGCCGGCGGCGAAATTGTACAGTGGCGCCGAGACGATGGCGCTTGTCAAAAAGAAGTCCGGCAATGTGACGATTTCCGTCGCGCTCGTCGATCATCAAGCAAAGGCAAGGATGCGAAGAAAGGGGGGAGAGGCATGCGGCGATTGGTCATTGCTGCAACCGGAAGCGGCGCCGGCAAAACAACGGTGA
- a CDS encoding cobyrinate a,c-diamide synthase, translated as MRRLVIAATGSGAGKTTVTLGLMAALKQKGYTVQGFKCGPDYIDPTYHTAVTGRPSRNLDSWMTGTETVRTVLANGCKGADIAIIEGVMGLFDGKQPLSDDGSTADIAASTKSPVLLVVDCSGMARSAAAIVRGFQTFHPDVHIAGVFANRVGGEGHFRLIKAAVEQMCGLPVIGFLPKDDALSLPERHLGLVPSVERGELDSFFAELGRKIAAAIDWETLLSIAEAPALAPSAPLIRPSRLYRVRVAVAKDAAFHFYYPENLEMLSACGAELVYFSPLAGEPLPDGVDGLYIGGGFPEEFAAELARQTAAKQSIRAAIRRGLPTLAECGGFMFLTERLMTADGAEYEMAGVIPGRVVMQRKLAALGYREVYGRKGNFLLPEGERARGHEFHYSTYEPRGDVPFAYETSGRLGAKPDGYLTHRLVAGYVHFHFASAPAMVERWLSECEKVKHDG; from the coding sequence ATGCGGCGATTGGTCATTGCTGCAACCGGAAGCGGCGCCGGCAAAACAACGGTGACGCTCGGGCTGATGGCGGCGCTCAAGCAAAAAGGCTACACGGTGCAAGGGTTTAAATGCGGACCGGATTACATTGATCCGACGTACCATACGGCGGTCACCGGCCGGCCGTCACGCAATTTGGACAGCTGGATGACCGGAACCGAAACGGTCCGGACGGTGTTGGCGAACGGCTGCAAGGGGGCGGATATTGCCATCATTGAAGGAGTGATGGGGCTGTTTGACGGGAAACAGCCGCTGTCCGACGACGGGTCGACGGCGGATATCGCCGCCAGTACGAAAAGTCCGGTTCTCCTTGTCGTCGATTGTTCCGGCATGGCCCGCAGCGCCGCTGCCATCGTCCGTGGCTTTCAGACGTTTCACCCTGATGTGCACATCGCCGGCGTATTTGCCAACCGCGTCGGCGGCGAGGGGCATTTCCGGCTCATCAAAGCGGCGGTCGAGCAAATGTGCGGACTGCCGGTCATCGGGTTTTTGCCGAAAGACGATGCGCTGTCGCTGCCGGAGCGCCATTTAGGGTTGGTGCCGTCCGTGGAGCGCGGAGAGCTGGATTCGTTTTTTGCTGAATTGGGACGAAAAATCGCGGCCGCGATCGATTGGGAGACGCTGCTTTCGATCGCTGAGGCGCCCGCCCTGGCGCCGTCCGCCCCGCTCATTCGCCCTTCGCGGCTGTATCGCGTGCGCGTGGCAGTGGCCAAGGATGCTGCTTTTCACTTTTACTATCCGGAAAACCTCGAGATGCTTTCTGCTTGCGGCGCCGAGCTTGTTTATTTTTCCCCGCTCGCCGGTGAACCGCTTCCCGACGGGGTGGACGGCTTGTATATCGGCGGCGGCTTTCCGGAAGAATTTGCCGCTGAATTGGCGCGCCAGACCGCGGCCAAGCAGTCGATTCGCGCCGCCATTAGGCGCGGGCTGCCGACATTGGCGGAGTGCGGCGGGTTTATGTTTTTGACCGAGCGGCTGATGACGGCCGACGGCGCAGAATACGAAATGGCCGGCGTCATTCCGGGGCGGGTGGTTATGCAGCGGAAGCTGGCCGCGCTTGGATACCGCGAAGTGTACGGAAGGAAAGGAAACTTTCTATTGCCGGAAGGGGAGCGGGCGCGCGGGCATGAGTTTCATTACTCGACGTATGAGCCGCGCGGTGACGTGCCGTTTGCCTATGAAACGAGCGGGCGGCTCGGAGCGAAGCCGGACGGCTACCTCACCCACCGGCTTGTCGCCGGCTACGTCCATTTCCATTTTGCGTCCGCTCCGGCGATGGTCGAACGGTGGCTTTCGGAATGCGAGAAGGTGAAGCACGATGGCTGA
- a CDS encoding cobyric acid synthase: MADALPIMFQGTHSDAGKSVIATAFCRIFAQDGWKTAPFKSQNMSLNSYVTPDGKEIGRAQGIQAEAAGVAARAEMNPILIKPSREHESQIVVLGKPYATMQAFAYRNEFFHRGLAVIRQSLETLMNEYDRIVIEGAGSPAEVNLNDRELVNMRIARLADAPVVLIGDIERGGVFASLVGTLTLLEPEDRKRVVGVIINKFHGDAALLKPGLDWFERYTGVPVLGVVPYLPDLAIDAEDSLALERFAASSDDRWAIDIAVIRCPKIANFTDIDPLVAEPDCRVRLVTHAGELGEPDVIVLPGSKNTIEDLMYMKKRGLASGIVSLVNEGKTTVVGLCGGYQMLGAVIRDPHGVETPFPEMKGLGLLPIETTIEQTKTTVRSEGVLTWAGERFAVRGYEIHMGRSTPLPGYAPLIEIGGRGEGAKRGDERVLGTYVHDLFHNDAFRTAFFNAIRREKGLAVSGVRPFHSLKEIAFDRLAAHVRQHVAVEQIEQIMRQFQKRTVE; this comes from the coding sequence ATGGCTGACGCGCTGCCAATCATGTTTCAAGGCACTCATTCCGACGCTGGAAAAAGCGTCATTGCGACAGCGTTTTGCCGCATTTTTGCCCAAGATGGCTGGAAGACAGCGCCGTTTAAGTCACAAAACATGTCGTTAAACTCGTACGTGACACCGGACGGAAAAGAGATCGGGCGGGCGCAAGGCATTCAGGCCGAAGCGGCCGGGGTGGCGGCCCGTGCCGAGATGAACCCGATTTTAATTAAGCCAAGCCGCGAGCATGAGTCGCAAATTGTCGTGTTAGGCAAACCGTATGCCACTATGCAGGCGTTCGCCTACCGGAATGAGTTTTTTCATCGAGGGCTGGCTGTCATTCGACAGTCGCTCGAAACGTTGATGAACGAATACGATCGGATCGTCATCGAAGGGGCGGGAAGCCCGGCTGAAGTGAACTTAAACGACCGCGAGCTCGTCAATATGCGCATCGCCCGCCTCGCCGACGCCCCCGTTGTTTTAATCGGCGATATTGAGCGGGGCGGAGTGTTCGCGAGCCTCGTCGGGACGCTGACGCTTTTGGAACCCGAGGACCGAAAGCGGGTAGTCGGCGTCATCATTAACAAGTTTCACGGTGATGCGGCGTTGCTTAAGCCGGGTCTTGATTGGTTTGAACGATATACGGGCGTACCGGTGCTCGGCGTTGTCCCGTATTTGCCTGATTTGGCGATCGATGCCGAAGATTCGCTGGCGCTTGAACGCTTTGCCGCGTCGTCCGATGACAGGTGGGCGATTGACATCGCTGTCATCCGCTGCCCGAAAATCGCCAATTTTACCGATATCGATCCGCTCGTCGCCGAACCGGACTGCCGCGTCCGCTTAGTGACACACGCAGGTGAACTCGGCGAACCGGATGTCATCGTGCTGCCGGGAAGCAAAAATACGATCGAAGATCTCATGTATATGAAAAAACGGGGGCTCGCCTCCGGCATTGTGTCACTTGTCAACGAAGGAAAAACGACGGTTGTCGGTTTGTGCGGCGGCTACCAAATGCTTGGCGCTGTCATCCGCGATCCGCATGGGGTCGAAACGCCGTTTCCGGAAATGAAAGGGCTCGGGCTGTTGCCGATTGAGACGACGATCGAGCAGACGAAAACAACGGTCCGCTCGGAAGGCGTGCTCACATGGGCCGGAGAACGGTTTGCCGTGCGAGGGTACGAAATTCATATGGGCCGCTCGACGCCGCTTCCCGGCTATGCGCCGCTCATTGAGATCGGCGGCCGCGGCGAAGGAGCGAAGCGCGGCGATGAGCGGGTGTTGGGCACGTACGTGCACGATTTGTTTCATAACGATGCGTTCCGTACCGCCTTTTTCAACGCCATTCGCCGTGAAAAAGGGCTCGCCGTTTCCGGCGTCAGGCCGTTTCATTCGCTCAAAGAGATCGCGTTTGACCGGCTTGCCGCCCACGTTCGGCAGCACGTCGCGGTCGAACAGATCGAGCAGATTATGCGCCAATTCCAGAAAAGGACGGTGGAATGA
- the cobT gene encoding nicotinate-nucleotide--dimethylbenzimidazole phosphoribosyltransferase, with protein MKIFVPAANCQIKEDACAYIDQLTKPPGSLGRLEQFAAELAGMTGNLFPEVTPPGVLVFAADHGVVVEGVSAYPAEVTAQMVYNFARGGAAINVFSRRIGALLEIVDVGVAVPIDNERVIGKKVRRGTDNFAKTEAMTPAEAEQALHVGYEQAVSIIGQGARTLIAGEMGIGNTTAASALLATLTDEPLERIVGKGTGIAAERLVHKQEVIRQALALHRPDPAKPLEWLAKIGGLEIAAMAGAMLAAAERRIPILLDGFICTVAALVARQFAPNVADYMIAGHRSEEPGHGIALGLLGKEPLIDLRMRLGEGSGAAVAFPLLAAAAAMVSEMATFSSAGVSTAEAKGEKER; from the coding sequence ATGAAGATTTTCGTTCCGGCGGCCAACTGCCAGATAAAGGAAGACGCGTGTGCTTATATTGACCAGTTAACCAAACCCCCCGGCAGCCTTGGCCGCCTCGAACAGTTTGCGGCTGAACTCGCCGGGATGACCGGGAACTTGTTCCCGGAAGTGACGCCCCCGGGGGTGCTTGTTTTTGCCGCCGACCATGGCGTCGTCGTTGAAGGCGTATCCGCCTATCCGGCGGAAGTGACGGCACAAATGGTGTATAACTTTGCCCGCGGCGGGGCGGCCATCAACGTGTTTAGCCGTCGGATCGGCGCGCTGCTCGAGATCGTCGATGTCGGTGTAGCTGTTCCGATTGATAACGAGCGGGTCATTGGGAAAAAAGTGCGCCGCGGAACGGACAATTTTGCCAAAACAGAAGCGATGACGCCGGCTGAAGCCGAACAGGCGCTTCACGTTGGCTATGAGCAGGCGGTATCGATCATTGGGCAAGGCGCTCGCACGCTGATTGCTGGTGAGATGGGAATCGGCAATACGACGGCGGCCAGCGCCTTATTGGCCACCTTGACCGATGAGCCGCTCGAACGCATCGTCGGCAAAGGAACCGGCATCGCCGCCGAAAGGCTCGTCCATAAACAGGAAGTCATCCGCCAAGCGCTGGCGCTTCACCGGCCCGACCCGGCGAAGCCGCTTGAGTGGCTGGCGAAAATCGGCGGGCTCGAGATCGCTGCGATGGCCGGTGCCATGCTTGCGGCTGCCGAGCGGCGCATCCCAATTTTGCTCGACGGCTTTATTTGCACCGTTGCCGCCCTTGTCGCCCGCCAGTTTGCCCCGAACGTCGCCGACTATATGATCGCCGGTCATCGTTCCGAAGAGCCGGGGCACGGCATTGCCCTTGGTTTGTTAGGGAAAGAACCACTGATCGATTTGCGCATGCGGCTTGGTGAAGGAAGCGGAGCCGCGGTGGCGTTCCCGCTTTTGGCAGCGGCGGCGGCGATGGTGAGCGAAATGGCGACATTTTCTTCAGCGGGCGTTTCCACCGCAGAAGCGAAAGGGGAGAAGGAACGATGA
- the cobA gene encoding uroporphyrinogen-III C-methyltransferase — protein MTVGKVYLVGAGPGDEKLITVYGRECLERADVVIYDRLVNRKLLRYAKPDAELLYCGKEPGRHDTVQQQIHEWLVEHARRGKTVVRLKGGDPCVFGRAGEEAEVLAKAGIPFEIVPGVTSGIAVPAYAGIPVTHRDYAASLAIVTGHRSERMDWKALAEGCDTIVVYMGAANLSDICRRLVAAGKPYDTPAAIIEWGTTERQRTVAAPLAALPAEAEKAGISHPAMIVIGDVVRLREVLQWFPEHQGGESVVYTES, from the coding sequence ATGACGGTCGGCAAAGTGTATTTAGTGGGCGCCGGGCCGGGTGATGAAAAACTGATCACCGTTTATGGACGCGAATGTCTCGAACGCGCTGATGTCGTCATTTACGACCGGCTCGTCAATCGGAAGCTGCTCCGGTATGCGAAGCCCGACGCCGAGCTTCTTTATTGCGGCAAAGAGCCGGGAAGGCATGACACCGTTCAACAACAAATCCATGAATGGTTGGTCGAACATGCGCGTCGAGGCAAAACGGTCGTCCGTTTAAAAGGCGGCGATCCGTGCGTCTTTGGCCGCGCCGGCGAGGAAGCGGAAGTGTTGGCGAAGGCTGGGATTCCATTTGAAATCGTTCCAGGGGTGACATCGGGCATCGCAGTGCCGGCGTATGCCGGCATTCCGGTCACCCACCGCGATTACGCCGCATCATTGGCGATCGTCACCGGGCATCGGAGCGAGCGGATGGACTGGAAGGCGTTAGCCGAAGGATGCGACACAATCGTCGTGTATATGGGAGCGGCCAACTTGTCGGACATTTGCCGCCGGCTAGTTGCCGCTGGGAAGCCATACGATACACCAGCCGCCATCATTGAATGGGGGACGACCGAACGGCAGCGCACCGTGGCGGCGCCGCTTGCCGCGCTGCCGGCAGAAGCGGAAAAGGCCGGCATCTCCCATCCGGCCATGATTGTGATTGGCGATGTTGTCCGCCTGCGCGAGGTGCTGCAATGGTTTCCGGAACATCAAGGGGGCGAGTCGGTTGTCTATACGGAATCGTAA
- the cobO gene encoding cob(I)yrinic acid a,c-diamide adenosyltransferase, whose product MRNRNGRVIVYTGDGKGKTTAAFGLVLRAAGRGMKVAVLQFIKSPERTYGEQLALRRLGIEVHQLGAGFTWTKTPDVHRQALQRAWTLAKQYVHSGQYDLIVLDELNNALAIDRFPVDDILSIEEVLELIRTRPPSLHLVITGRAARPELIAAADIATEMTLVKHDYEQGTAAAKGIEF is encoded by the coding sequence ATACGGAATCGTAACGGACGGGTGATCGTCTACACGGGTGATGGCAAAGGGAAAACGACGGCTGCCTTTGGGCTTGTGCTGCGCGCTGCCGGCCGCGGCATGAAGGTCGCCGTTTTGCAGTTTATTAAATCGCCAGAGCGCACGTATGGCGAGCAGCTGGCCCTTCGCCGCCTCGGCATCGAGGTGCATCAGCTCGGCGCCGGCTTTACATGGACGAAAACGCCCGATGTTCATCGCCAAGCGTTACAACGAGCATGGACATTGGCGAAACAGTATGTTCATTCCGGGCAATATGATCTGATCGTGCTAGATGAATTGAACAACGCTTTAGCCATCGATCGATTCCCGGTCGATGACATCTTATCGATCGAAGAGGTGCTCGAACTGATTCGCACGCGCCCGCCGTCACTCCACCTTGTCATCACCGGGCGCGCCGCCCGTCCGGAGCTGATTGCTGCCGCCGATATTGCCACTGAGATGACGCTTGTCAAGCACGACTATGAACAAGGGACGGCGGCTGCGAAAGGCATTGAATTTTGA
- a CDS encoding YjcZ family sporulation protein: protein MGAWHGNGFALIVVLFILLIIVGTAFVY, encoded by the coding sequence ATGGGCGCTTGGCATGGCAACGGCTTTGCCTTAATTGTCGTCTTGTTTATTTTGTTGATTATTGTGGGAACGGCGTTCGTTTATTAA
- the metA gene encoding homoserine O-acetyltransferase MetA translates to MPINIPKDLPAKEILEQENIFVMDEERAYSQDIRPLNIVILNLMPEKEKAETQLLRLLGNSPLQVNVTFLRPATHEPKTTSKHHLDQFYTIFPHIRHRKFDGMIITGAPVEQMPFEEVTYWDELTDIMEWTKTNVTSTLHICWGAQAGLYYHYGIPKYPLPEKCFGVFNHTLEVKNVKLLRGFDDVFRMPHSRHTDVKREDIEKVPELMILSVADKAGVCLVTSNDGRRIFLTGHPEYDATTLKDEYERDLAKGLPIQPPESYFPNDDPSQPPLNTWRSHANLLFVNWLNYYVYQETPYIWE, encoded by the coding sequence TTGCCAATCAACATTCCAAAAGACTTGCCCGCTAAAGAAATACTCGAACAAGAAAACATTTTCGTCATGGACGAAGAACGGGCGTATTCGCAAGACATTCGTCCGCTCAATATCGTCATTTTAAACTTAATGCCGGAAAAAGAAAAAGCGGAAACGCAGCTGCTGCGCCTGCTCGGCAACTCGCCGCTGCAAGTGAACGTCACCTTTTTGCGCCCGGCGACCCACGAACCGAAAACGACGAGCAAACATCATTTGGATCAATTTTACACAATTTTCCCGCACATCCGCCATCGGAAATTTGACGGGATGATCATCACCGGAGCGCCGGTCGAGCAAATGCCGTTTGAAGAGGTGACGTACTGGGACGAGTTGACCGACATTATGGAATGGACGAAAACAAACGTCACATCAACGCTCCATATTTGCTGGGGAGCGCAAGCCGGCTTGTATTACCATTACGGCATTCCGAAATACCCGCTGCCGGAAAAATGTTTCGGCGTGTTTAACCATACGCTGGAAGTCAAAAATGTGAAGCTTTTGCGCGGCTTTGACGATGTGTTCCGCATGCCGCACTCCCGCCATACGGACGTCAAGCGGGAAGACATTGAAAAAGTGCCGGAGCTCATGATTTTATCGGTCGCCGACAAAGCCGGCGTTTGCCTCGTCACCTCGAACGACGGCCGCCGCATTTTCTTGACCGGCCATCCGGAGTATGATGCCACCACGTTAAAAGATGAATATGAGCGCGATTTGGCCAAAGGGTTGCCGATCCAGCCTCCGGAGTCGTACTTCCCGAATGACGACCCGAGCCAGCCGCCGCTCAACACATGGCGCTCGCACGCCAATTTGCTGTTCGTCAACTGGCTGAACTATTACGTGTATCAGGAAACGCCCTACATTTGGGAATAA
- a CDS encoding RNA-guided endonuclease InsQ/TnpB family protein, whose amino-acid sequence MQGNLVLEVKKGGEFRYRKTNNIKKLEFLVRKTYRRLKHIRHNSIHQITASLVKTKPEYVVMESLNTHGMLKNRKLSKAIQEQTFHEFTRQMEYKCAWNGIKLILADRFFPSSKTCSHCGAVKEKLSLSERTFVCDECGNKIDRDVNASRNLKKYGKSIA is encoded by the coding sequence ATGCAAGGAAATTTAGTGCTTGAGGTGAAAAAAGGAGGTGAATTCCGTTACAGAAAAACAAACAATATAAAGAAGTTGGAATTCCTTGTTCGAAAGACCTATCGAAGGCTGAAACACATCAGGCACAATTCTATTCATCAAATCACTGCATCTTTGGTGAAAACCAAGCCAGAGTATGTAGTCATGGAAAGTTTAAACACTCATGGAATGCTAAAGAACAGAAAGCTATCGAAAGCCATCCAAGAACAAACATTCCATGAGTTCACGAGACAGATGGAATATAAATGTGCTTGGAATGGGATCAAGTTGATACTTGCCGATCGATTCTTCCCTTCGTCTAAAACTTGTAGCCATTGTGGGGCTGTAAAAGAGAAACTTTCTTTGTCAGAAAGAACGTTTGTATGTGATGAATGTGGAAATAAAATAGACAGGGATGTGAACGCAAGTAGAAACTTAAAAAAATATGGCAAGTCAATAGCCTAG
- a CDS encoding glutathione peroxidase, whose product MSVYEFSAKTIRGEEQPLSAYRGHVLLIVNTASRCGFTPQYQELQQLYDEYQNRGFVVLGFPCNQFGGQEPGTEEEIEQFCQLNYGVTFPLFAKVDVNGGNAHPLFQYLKEQAPGALGTKAIKWNFTKFLVDRSGQVVARFAPQTKPSELKEEMEQLL is encoded by the coding sequence ATGAGCGTATACGAATTCAGCGCCAAGACGATTCGCGGGGAAGAGCAGCCGCTGTCCGCCTATCGGGGCCATGTGCTTCTCATTGTGAACACGGCCAGCCGCTGCGGGTTCACTCCGCAATATCAAGAACTGCAGCAGCTGTATGACGAATATCAAAACCGCGGGTTTGTCGTGCTTGGCTTTCCGTGCAACCAATTCGGCGGCCAAGAGCCGGGAACAGAAGAGGAAATCGAACAGTTTTGCCAGTTGAATTACGGTGTGACGTTTCCGCTGTTTGCAAAGGTGGATGTTAATGGCGGCAACGCTCATCCGCTCTTTCAATATTTGAAAGAACAAGCGCCGGGGGCGCTTGGCACGAAGGCGATCAAATGGAATTTTACGAAATTTCTCGTTGACCGCAGCGGTCAAGTCGTCGCCCGCTTCGCTCCGCAAACGAAGCCGAGCGAGTTGAAGGAAGAAATGGAACAACTGTTGTGA